A portion of the Deltaproteobacteria bacterium genome contains these proteins:
- a CDS encoding ATP-binding protein — protein sequence MLYDLGLVATVAICGWLALDLLTATGSRRRALWVVVLAVACGLFATGELLFARVGTAAERQLAFQVQYLGICLLPLAWLAVAAQAGRPRWWRHASWVLTAAAVPLAFFYSCLFWDSGGLFIDPAYSPPRRGPLFWAMAGYAWLLIVTGWVYFARAAVRLRRAEPARLAVLTAGTLTPLVGNAVYLAANAWGIPIADPTPILLGFGALMIRIAVVDSGLLLYLPLARSELLEQVEVGIVVADLEGRVVDANWAARRLTGTSELRGLGIDELIESVCARADAVIEVRRFPLRSAVAVVGSAAFLADRTDAQNAERRLALAARLEALGFLTAGIAHEVNNPLAFIRANLAQLEKMTAELAAPGFGGGLPPEVRVLAAEGAELLTDTQEGVDRIVQLVARLRSFARSEPESESRPALVDLAQVAEAAAAMAGVGLPEDSIRCRLVRVPPVRAVEGELVQIALNLLVNAVQASAGVPDVEVEVEAAEQGVALHVRDRGCGLAADVLPRVFDPFFTTKPPGVGTGLGLSLSYDLARRNDGRLEAANRPSGGAEFTLWLPRAE from the coding sequence ATGCTCTACGACCTCGGCCTCGTCGCGACCGTTGCCATCTGCGGCTGGCTGGCGCTCGACCTGCTGACGGCGACCGGCTCGCGGCGGCGCGCGCTCTGGGTCGTGGTGCTGGCGGTGGCCTGTGGGCTGTTCGCGACGGGCGAGCTGCTGTTCGCGCGGGTGGGCACGGCGGCGGAGCGGCAGCTTGCGTTCCAGGTCCAGTATCTCGGGATCTGCCTGCTGCCGCTGGCCTGGCTGGCGGTTGCGGCGCAGGCGGGGCGGCCGCGCTGGTGGCGCCATGCGTCATGGGTGCTCACTGCGGCGGCCGTGCCGCTCGCCTTCTTCTACTCCTGCCTGTTCTGGGACTCGGGCGGCCTGTTCATCGATCCCGCCTACTCGCCGCCGCGCCGGGGCCCGCTGTTCTGGGCGATGGCGGGCTACGCCTGGCTGCTGATCGTGACGGGCTGGGTCTACTTCGCACGCGCCGCGGTGCGGCTGCGGCGGGCCGAGCCCGCGCGCCTGGCGGTGCTCACCGCTGGGACCCTGACGCCGCTGGTCGGGAACGCGGTGTACCTGGCCGCCAACGCCTGGGGAATCCCGATTGCCGACCCGACGCCGATCTTGCTCGGCTTCGGCGCGTTGATGATCCGGATCGCGGTGGTCGACTCGGGGCTCCTGCTCTACCTGCCGCTCGCGCGCAGCGAGCTGCTCGAGCAGGTCGAGGTCGGGATCGTGGTCGCCGACCTCGAGGGTCGCGTCGTCGATGCCAACTGGGCCGCGCGCCGGCTCACCGGCACGAGCGAGCTGCGCGGGCTCGGCATCGACGAGCTGATCGAGAGCGTGTGCGCCCGCGCCGACGCGGTGATCGAGGTGCGGCGCTTCCCGCTGCGCAGCGCGGTTGCGGTGGTCGGCAGCGCAGCGTTCCTCGCCGATCGCACCGACGCACAGAACGCCGAACGGCGGCTCGCCCTGGCGGCGCGGCTCGAGGCGCTGGGCTTCCTCACCGCGGGGATCGCCCACGAGGTGAACAACCCGCTCGCCTTCATCCGGGCCAACCTCGCGCAGCTCGAGAAGATGACCGCCGAGCTGGCGGCCCCCGGCTTCGGTGGCGGCCTGCCGCCCGAGGTGCGGGTGCTGGCGGCGGAGGGCGCGGAGCTCCTGACCGATACGCAGGAGGGGGTCGACCGGATCGTGCAGCTCGTGGCGCGGCTGCGCAGCTTCGCACGCAGCGAGCCGGAGAGCGAGTCGCGCCCCGCGCTCGTGGACCTGGCGCAGGTGGCGGAGGCGGCCGCGGCGATGGCGGGGGTCGGGCTGCCCGAGGATTCGATCCGTTGCCGGCTCGTGCGGGTGCCGCCGGTGCGTGCGGTCGAGGGCGAGCTGGTGCAGATCGCGCTCAACCTGCTCGTGAATGCAGTGCAGGCGAGCGCGGGCGTGCCCGACGTCGAGGTCGAGGTGGAAGCGGCGGAGCAGGGCGTGGCGCTGCACGTCCGCGACCGCGGCTGCGGCCTCGCGGCCGACGTGCTGCCGCGTGTCTTCGATCCCTTCTTCACGACCAAGCCCCCCGGCGTCGGCACCGGCCTCGGGCTCTCGCTCAGCTACGACCTCGCGCGCCGCAACGACGGCCGCCTCGAAGCCGCCAACCGCCCCTCCGGCGGCGCCGAGTTCACCCTCTGGCTCCCCCGCGCGGAGTAA
- a CDS encoding alcohol dehydrogenase catalytic domain-containing protein has protein sequence MPAPQMRAAAVRGRGQIEVALRPLPEPGPGEVRVRVEACGICGSDLHLYEQGFFPPGATPGHEPAGRIDAIGPGAASPALGTRVAIEPIRGCGTCAPCRSGRYSICRDAKLAGVHVPGGLAEAIVVPAANVYPVPDDLDPRVAALVEPMAVVVHALHRIAFQPGQRVLVLGAGSVGLLAAAAARRLGAREVWVSARHPHQAALARAVGATRVLDEKEASPEALDALGRRTPIDAVLETVGGRADTLRTAAAAARPGGAVAVVGVFWGSLALDPMPLLLKELTLAWSYCYGEDPAHGADFAEAVGIVAAAREALAPLVTHSVPLADVERGFALAADRRAGTLKVSVIP, from the coding sequence GTGCCCGCCCCCCAGATGCGCGCCGCGGCGGTGCGCGGTCGCGGCCAGATCGAGGTCGCCCTGCGCCCCCTCCCCGAGCCCGGTCCCGGCGAGGTGCGCGTTCGCGTCGAGGCCTGCGGCATCTGCGGCAGCGACCTGCACCTCTACGAGCAGGGCTTCTTCCCGCCCGGCGCCACCCCCGGGCACGAGCCGGCCGGCCGGATCGACGCGATCGGCCCCGGTGCGGCGAGCCCCGCCCTCGGCACCCGCGTCGCGATCGAGCCGATCCGGGGCTGCGGCACCTGCGCCCCGTGCCGCTCGGGCCGCTACTCGATCTGCCGCGACGCCAAGCTTGCAGGCGTACACGTGCCCGGCGGCCTCGCCGAGGCGATCGTCGTCCCCGCCGCCAACGTCTACCCCGTGCCCGACGATCTCGACCCGCGCGTCGCGGCCCTGGTCGAGCCGATGGCGGTGGTGGTGCACGCCCTGCACCGGATCGCCTTCCAGCCGGGCCAGCGCGTGCTCGTGCTCGGCGCCGGCTCGGTCGGCCTGCTCGCCGCCGCCGCCGCGCGCCGGCTCGGCGCGCGCGAGGTCTGGGTGAGCGCGCGCCACCCGCACCAGGCCGCGCTCGCCCGCGCCGTCGGCGCCACGCGCGTGCTCGACGAGAAGGAGGCGAGCCCGGAGGCGCTCGACGCGCTCGGCCGCAGGACCCCGATCGACGCCGTCCTCGAGACCGTGGGCGGGCGGGCCGACACGCTGCGCACCGCGGCGGCCGCGGCACGTCCGGGCGGCGCCGTCGCGGTGGTGGGCGTCTTCTGGGGATCGCTCGCGCTCGACCCGATGCCGCTCCTGCTGAAGGAGCTGACGCTCGCCTGGTCGTACTGCTACGGCGAGGATCCCGCCCACGGCGCGGACTTCGCCGAAGCGGTCGGCATCGTCGCCGCCGCGCGCGAGGCGCTGGCACCGCTCGTC